A window from Flavobacterium sp. 83 encodes these proteins:
- the rpe gene encoding ribulose-phosphate 3-epimerase has protein sequence MKNTLIAPSVLAADFANLQRDIEMINNSEADWFHIDIMDGVFVPNISFGMPVLEAITRHAKKTIDVHLMIVDPDRYIKTFADLGANILCVHYEACTHLHRTLQAIKAEGMKAGVALNPHTNIDLLEDVINDIDLVCIMSVNPGFGGQSFIENTYSKVQKLKDLITRKGANTIIEIDGGVTNKNAKQLVEAGADVLVAGSFVFKAENPTVTISDLKKLTSF, from the coding sequence ATGAAGAATACACTTATTGCACCATCAGTTCTTGCTGCTGATTTTGCTAATCTGCAACGCGACATCGAAATGATTAATAATAGCGAAGCCGATTGGTTTCATATTGACATCATGGATGGCGTTTTTGTACCAAACATCTCTTTTGGAATGCCCGTTCTCGAAGCCATTACAAGACATGCAAAAAAAACAATCGATGTACATTTAATGATTGTAGATCCTGACCGATACATCAAGACTTTTGCTGATTTAGGAGCAAATATCTTATGCGTACATTATGAAGCTTGCACCCACTTGCACAGAACCTTACAAGCTATTAAAGCTGAGGGCATGAAAGCTGGAGTAGCTTTAAATCCTCACACCAACATTGATTTACTAGAAGATGTAATCAATGATATCGATTTGGTTTGTATCATGAGTGTGAATCCAGGTTTTGGCGGACAATCTTTCATTGAAAACACCTATTCTAAAGTTCAAAAATTAAAAGATTTAATTACTAGAAAAGGAGCCAATACAATTATAGAAATTGATGGCGGAGTAACCAATAAAAACGCAAAACAATTGGTTGAAGCAGGAGCTGATGTTCTTGTGGCGGGAAGTTTTGTTTTTAAAGCTGAGAATCCAACAGTGACAATTTCCGATTTGAAAAAATTGACTTCTTTTTAG
- a CDS encoding sugar porter family MFS transporter, with amino-acid sequence MKKIVVWALIASLAGFLFGFDTVVISGADKKLQVLWNSSDAFHGTVVMGMALWGTVLGAIFGGIPTNKIGRKNTLLWIGILFLFSAIGSAFANNPFVFAAFRFVGGLGVGASTIAAPAYISEIAPAKDRGKLVAFYQFNIVFGILMAFLSNYLLNDVGENSWRWMMGVQAIPSVLYILLIISIPESPRWLLSKFKNDEAKKVLQLMGQEADYEKIKEELDKDNNDASKANDTIFLKKYRTPLVLAFLMAFFNQLSGINAFLYYSSRIFQEAGLGESTALLSSIGIGVVNLIFTLLGVFLIDKLGRKILMYIGSVGYIISLSLVAMAFFFHWEGMAVPVFLFLFIAAHAIGQGAVIWVFISEIFPNHLRASGQSFGSTTHWVLAAIIPSLIPYLFSTVGPGVVFMFFAVMMVFQLLFVAFMMPETKGISLEELSKKLIK; translated from the coding sequence ATGAAAAAAATTGTTGTTTGGGCTTTGATTGCTTCATTAGCAGGCTTCTTATTTGGTTTCGATACTGTTGTTATTTCTGGAGCAGATAAAAAACTTCAAGTTCTTTGGAATTCTTCGGATGCATTTCACGGGACAGTTGTTATGGGAATGGCATTATGGGGAACTGTACTTGGGGCAATATTTGGAGGGATTCCCACTAATAAGATAGGAAGAAAAAACACCTTATTATGGATAGGGATTTTATTCTTGTTTTCTGCTATTGGATCTGCTTTTGCAAATAATCCATTTGTGTTTGCTGCATTTAGGTTTGTTGGTGGTCTTGGTGTTGGGGCATCAACCATAGCTGCACCTGCATATATTTCAGAAATTGCTCCTGCAAAAGATAGAGGTAAGTTGGTTGCTTTTTATCAATTCAATATTGTTTTTGGGATTCTTATGGCTTTTTTGTCTAATTATCTTTTAAATGATGTGGGCGAAAATTCTTGGAGATGGATGATGGGAGTACAAGCAATTCCATCTGTACTTTATATTTTATTAATTATTTCGATTCCTGAAAGCCCAAGATGGTTATTATCTAAATTCAAGAATGACGAAGCTAAAAAAGTTTTGCAATTAATGGGGCAAGAAGCTGACTATGAAAAAATAAAAGAAGAGTTAGATAAAGATAATAATGATGCTTCTAAAGCTAACGATACTATATTTTTAAAGAAATACAGAACCCCTTTGGTATTGGCTTTTTTAATGGCTTTTTTCAATCAATTATCTGGGATTAATGCTTTTTTATATTATTCCAGCAGAATATTTCAAGAAGCGGGTCTTGGAGAAAGTACTGCGTTACTTAGCAGTATCGGAATAGGAGTAGTGAATTTAATTTTTACACTATTGGGCGTTTTCTTAATCGACAAATTAGGGCGTAAAATATTAATGTACATTGGTTCTGTAGGGTATATTATATCACTTTCACTTGTTGCAATGGCTTTCTTTTTTCACTGGGAAGGAATGGCTGTTCCCGTTTTCTTATTCTTATTTATTGCTGCACATGCTATAGGGCAAGGTGCTGTTATTTGGGTTTTCATTTCAGAAATTTTTCCAAACCATCTTAGAGCATCTGGGCAATCCTTTGGTAGTACTACGCATTGGGTTTTAGCGGCTATTATTCCGTCATTAATTCCGTATCTGTTTTCTACAGTGGGACCTGGAGTAGTATTTATGTTTTTTGCAGTGATGATGGTTTTTCAACTCTTGTTTGTCGCTTTTATGATGCCAGAAACAAAAGGAATTTCATTGGAAGAATTAAGTAAAAAATTAATTAAATAA
- a CDS encoding carbohydrate kinase family protein — translation MNTKYMLSVVSFGEVLWDLFPTHKKIGGAPLNVALRMNSLGAETTIISCVGADEEGNEIISFINDNDISTDLIQIADEYKTGVVHVMINEKGNASYDISYPSAWDKIVQTELMDRIISEADAFVFGSLICRDEVSRNTLYNLLDKAKYKVLDANLRAPYYTKDVLNELMLKADFIKLNDEELYEISKQLESPYNSFEQNIKFIAEKTNTKQVCVTKGAFGAVLYYNDKFYYNSGYFIKVVDTVGAGDSFLASLIVRLLRGKSPQKSLNYACAVGALVAGQEGANPKISEKEISKFMKL, via the coding sequence ATGAATACAAAATACATGCTAAGTGTAGTTAGCTTTGGAGAGGTTTTATGGGATCTTTTTCCAACCCATAAAAAAATTGGAGGAGCGCCATTGAATGTTGCGCTTCGAATGAATTCTTTGGGGGCAGAAACAACGATTATAAGTTGTGTTGGTGCTGACGAAGAGGGGAATGAAATTATTTCTTTTATTAATGACAATGATATTAGTACAGATTTAATTCAAATAGCTGACGAATATAAAACAGGAGTTGTTCATGTAATGATTAACGAAAAAGGGAATGCTTCGTATGATATTTCATATCCATCTGCTTGGGATAAAATAGTGCAAACTGAACTCATGGATAGAATCATTTCAGAAGCTGATGCTTTTGTTTTTGGAAGTTTGATATGCAGAGACGAAGTGTCTAGAAATACTTTATATAATCTTTTGGATAAGGCAAAATACAAAGTTTTGGATGCTAATCTAAGAGCTCCATATTACACTAAAGATGTACTTAACGAATTGATGTTAAAAGCTGATTTTATTAAGCTTAATGATGAAGAATTATATGAGATAAGTAAGCAATTGGAATCTCCTTATAATTCATTTGAGCAGAATATTAAATTTATCGCAGAAAAGACGAATACAAAACAGGTTTGCGTAACAAAAGGGGCGTTTGGTGCTGTCTTATATTACAATGATAAATTTTATTATAATAGTGGTTATTTTATAAAAGTAGTAGACACTGTAGGTGCAGGAGATTCTTTCTTGGCCTCTTTGATAGTCAGATTGCTTAGAGGGAAATCACCTCAAAAATCATTGAATTATGCTTGTGCTGTCGGGGCATTGGTGGCCGGACAGGAAGGAGCCAATCCTAAAATTTCCGAAAAGGAAATAAGTAAATTCATGAAGCTTTAA
- a CDS encoding RagB/SusD family nutrient uptake outer membrane protein, whose translation MKKYNNIVIICLSILFLTSCSSNFLDYEPTGVLSSENVATATNAEALVNAAYAAIGNDEMVGPITNQWVYGSVRSDDAYKGGGGRGDVDVIDRYEQYNTTIPDYGDWMLPRTWTNHYKAISRANFALSVINAIPDADYPLKKVRQAELRFLRAHSHFMLKLLFNKVPYITEELSQEDILKTSNDLTSDALWDKIAEDFQFAFDNLPQSQDQVGRADKNAAAAYLAKLNLYQAYKQNDTHQVTSIDAVKLQKVIDYADKVTGALEGDFGNNFLDGHDNGSESIWAVQFSINDGTNTGRVSFVTGLNSPHGTPLYGCCGFHLASQNMVNAFRTDANGLPLLDTFNNSDIFNTITDGDAPLASGVTLDPRIDHTVGVPGRPFKYKNTLKTAGDMVYKLSWARDPGVYGYFGNMKEQQSPDCSCYVKNGPFIGTSKNVDFIRYADVLLFKAEALIQLNRYTEALPIINQVRARAAASTAMPLAAGASDVYKIAQYPSFSSKDYAMKALMFERRLEFGMEGPRFFDLVRWGIAEPVLNAYLVVEKTKRDFLSNAHFTAGRDEYYPIPQREIDFTGGLYKQNPGY comes from the coding sequence ATGAAGAAATATAATAATATAGTTATCATTTGTTTGTCAATTTTATTCTTGACATCATGTAGCTCCAATTTTTTAGATTATGAACCAACAGGCGTATTGTCTTCTGAAAATGTGGCGACAGCTACAAATGCGGAAGCGCTTGTAAATGCGGCTTATGCTGCAATTGGAAATGACGAAATGGTAGGCCCAATAACAAACCAATGGGTTTATGGAAGTGTGCGATCTGATGATGCCTATAAAGGAGGAGGAGGTCGTGGCGATGTAGATGTTATTGACCGTTATGAACAATACAATACAACTATTCCAGATTACGGTGACTGGATGTTGCCTAGAACTTGGACAAATCACTATAAAGCGATTTCTAGAGCTAATTTTGCTTTATCTGTAATCAATGCGATTCCTGATGCGGATTATCCGCTAAAAAAAGTAAGACAAGCAGAATTACGTTTTTTAAGAGCACATTCTCATTTTATGCTGAAGTTATTGTTTAATAAAGTTCCTTACATTACAGAAGAACTTTCTCAGGAAGATATATTAAAAACGTCAAATGATTTAACAAGTGATGCTTTATGGGACAAAATTGCAGAAGATTTTCAATTTGCATTTGATAATTTGCCACAAAGTCAAGATCAAGTAGGTAGAGCTGATAAAAATGCTGCTGCGGCTTATCTTGCTAAATTAAATTTATATCAAGCATATAAGCAAAATGATACACATCAAGTAACAAGTATAGATGCAGTAAAATTACAAAAAGTAATAGATTATGCTGATAAAGTTACAGGTGCTTTAGAGGGAGATTTTGGAAATAATTTTCTTGATGGCCATGACAATGGTTCAGAATCTATTTGGGCTGTTCAGTTTTCGATTAACGATGGTACAAATACAGGAAGAGTAAGTTTTGTTACAGGGTTAAATTCTCCTCATGGAACTCCTCTTTATGGATGTTGTGGTTTTCACTTGGCTAGCCAAAATATGGTGAATGCATTTAGAACTGATGCTAATGGCTTACCATTATTAGACACTTTCAATAATTCAGATATTTTTAATACAATTACCGATGGTGATGCTCCACTAGCATCTGGAGTTACTTTAGACCCAAGAATTGACCATACTGTTGGTGTTCCGGGAAGACCATTTAAATATAAAAACACTTTGAAAACTGCAGGAGATATGGTCTACAAATTGAGTTGGGCTAGAGATCCAGGAGTTTATGGATACTTTGGAAATATGAAAGAGCAACAATCTCCAGACTGTTCCTGTTATGTGAAAAATGGACCATTTATTGGTACTTCAAAAAATGTTGATTTTATCAGATATGCAGATGTGTTATTATTTAAAGCAGAAGCATTAATACAATTAAACAGATATACTGAAGCACTACCTATAATTAATCAAGTTAGAGCAAGAGCCGCGGCTAGTACTGCTATGCCATTGGCGGCAGGAGCTTCAGATGTTTATAAAATTGCTCAATACCCTTCTTTCTCTTCAAAAGATTATGCTATGAAAGCACTTATGTTTGAAAGACGATTGGAGTTTGGAATGGAAGGCCCTCGATTTTTTGATCTTGTAAGATGGGGTATAGCTGAGCCAGTTTTGAACGCTTATCTTGTTGTAGAAAAAACAAAAAGAGATTTCCTTTCAAATGCGCATTTTACAGCGGGTAGAGATGAGTATTATCCAATACCTCAAAGAGAGATTGATTTTACAGGAGGTTTATATAAACAAAATCCTGGATATTAA
- a CDS encoding TonB-dependent receptor — protein MKHKIILYLILMGSFFSLSAQNIGVKGVVTSSEDGMSLPGASVLVSGTKIGTSTDLDGQFSINNLDKNATLIFSFTGYESQSVKLNGQTTLKISLKAESLKLQEVVVTGYGKEKKADLTGAVTVVELKPITGQTMSSGNAMQALQGRVAGLNIEKSGDPSGANSRILIRGVSTLGNTDPLYVIDGVPTTRPEVFASLSPSAIASIQVLKDASASSIYGSRAANGVIIVTTKNAVKGGVTKVSYSTNVSVLSEKKQRYKMLNALDRGKVLWQASVNDGASPSGGYGEIYNFDWNNDFNNPILNSVSVKPYVGGDTNVPVGDTDWQNTVYKTGLLINNDLSVSGGSDKANAVLNMGYLDNSGMLKYTNYERYSARLNANFKLFNDKVRFGVNSQFTQSNERSVANDVGNAPTPGLAITLAPTIPVYTASGDYAGPLGSGYSDRNNPLLMQYLNRWDNSKKMALYGNVFTEIDILKGLTFRNSIGMDFNDFSRKDIEPIVKNGFVNRGNNSLAFDTNKYSSLTISNTLNYNLSISEHKFGILIGTESTKTDLNTLYARAEGFAVESESYFTLSAATGARTNNGISTGSRLLSQFGKFNYSFSDRYLASFTIRRDGSSRFGQDNRYGIFPAVTAGWRINNEEFLKNVKAISNLKLRAGYGEVGNQSIGDNARFGLYEARYGPNQNVYYPDFFNIYYNVGTAYDLNGTNTGNLASGFVSIQAANSGLKWETTKEVNVGLDFGFFENKLSGSFDYFSRKTEGILIRPPVASAVGEGQQRFVNGASTANKGWELTVGYADKLDNGLSFNVTTNFGATKNKITDLPAEVRAAYPGTAANSIIGHSQFEVFGFKTDGLFQNQIEINESPTQVGSRLGGIKFVDINGDGVINSNDRTFIGTTLPKLEYGINISLAYKNIDFSIFGSGVAGRVGVDPYIYWNNFVQGRDNAAPGTLNAWTPTNTNTDVPSLSLAHNDTQMSDYILRNNSYFKLRNIQIGYSLSDELVQKSGFITGCRIYAQGENLFWFTPKGYIGSDPERTDVNRIPVPTTFSLGVNFNF, from the coding sequence ATGAAACACAAAATTATTCTTTACTTAATCCTAATGGGGTCCTTTTTTTCTTTATCGGCCCAAAATATAGGAGTAAAAGGAGTGGTAACTTCCTCCGAAGACGGGATGTCTCTTCCTGGTGCATCAGTGCTAGTTTCTGGGACTAAAATCGGGACTTCTACCGATCTTGACGGTCAGTTTTCGATAAACAATCTAGACAAAAATGCAACTTTAATATTTAGTTTTACTGGATATGAATCTCAGTCCGTTAAACTTAATGGACAAACCACTTTGAAAATTTCCTTGAAAGCAGAGTCTTTGAAACTACAAGAGGTTGTTGTAACAGGTTATGGCAAAGAGAAAAAAGCCGATTTAACCGGTGCAGTTACCGTAGTAGAACTGAAACCTATTACTGGTCAAACCATGAGTTCTGGAAATGCTATGCAAGCTTTGCAAGGAAGAGTTGCTGGTTTGAATATAGAGAAATCAGGAGATCCAAGTGGGGCAAATAGCAGAATATTAATCAGAGGGGTAAGTACACTTGGCAATACAGATCCATTGTATGTTATCGATGGGGTTCCTACAACAAGACCTGAGGTTTTTGCTAGTTTGAGTCCAAGTGCTATTGCATCTATTCAAGTTTTAAAAGATGCTTCAGCTTCCTCTATTTATGGATCTAGAGCTGCCAATGGGGTAATCATTGTTACCACTAAAAATGCTGTAAAAGGTGGAGTGACAAAAGTTTCTTACAGTACAAACGTTTCTGTTCTTTCAGAGAAAAAGCAACGATATAAAATGCTAAATGCTTTGGATAGAGGAAAAGTGTTATGGCAAGCCTCTGTTAACGATGGAGCAAGTCCGTCTGGTGGATATGGTGAAATCTATAATTTTGATTGGAATAATGATTTCAATAATCCAATATTGAATAGTGTAAGTGTAAAACCGTACGTAGGAGGAGATACTAATGTTCCTGTAGGAGATACTGATTGGCAAAATACTGTATACAAAACAGGGCTTCTTATTAATAATGATTTATCTGTATCTGGAGGATCTGATAAAGCAAATGCGGTATTGAATATGGGGTATTTAGATAATTCTGGTATGCTAAAATATACTAATTATGAGCGATATTCTGCAAGACTTAATGCCAATTTCAAGTTATTCAATGACAAAGTGCGATTTGGAGTTAATTCGCAATTTACACAGTCGAATGAGAGGAGTGTTGCCAATGATGTTGGAAACGCACCAACACCAGGTTTAGCAATAACCTTAGCGCCAACGATTCCAGTTTACACTGCATCTGGTGATTATGCTGGGCCATTGGGTTCTGGTTATTCAGATAGAAACAACCCATTATTAATGCAATATTTGAACAGATGGGATAATAGCAAAAAAATGGCTTTGTATGGTAATGTTTTTACTGAAATTGACATTTTAAAAGGGCTAACCTTTAGAAATAGTATTGGTATGGATTTTAATGATTTCAGCAGAAAAGACATTGAGCCAATTGTAAAAAATGGATTTGTTAATAGAGGTAATAATAGTTTAGCTTTTGATACCAATAAATATTCCAGTTTAACGATTTCAAATACTTTAAATTATAATCTTAGTATTTCTGAACATAAATTTGGAATCTTAATAGGAACTGAATCAACCAAAACAGATTTGAATACGTTGTATGCACGTGCTGAGGGATTCGCGGTTGAATCAGAATCTTATTTCACACTATCTGCGGCTACTGGAGCTAGAACAAACAATGGAATTTCAACTGGAAGTAGACTACTTTCTCAGTTTGGTAAATTTAATTATTCCTTTTCTGACCGATATTTAGCTTCATTCACTATTCGTAGAGATGGTTCATCAAGATTTGGTCAAGACAATAGATATGGTATTTTTCCAGCTGTTACTGCAGGTTGGAGGATAAATAATGAAGAATTCCTTAAAAATGTAAAAGCAATTTCAAACTTGAAGCTACGTGCTGGTTATGGAGAAGTAGGAAATCAATCTATTGGGGATAATGCCCGTTTTGGTTTATATGAAGCTAGATACGGTCCTAATCAAAATGTATATTATCCAGATTTTTTCAATATTTATTATAATGTTGGAACTGCTTATGATTTGAATGGAACCAATACTGGAAATTTAGCGTCGGGTTTTGTATCTATACAAGCGGCGAATTCAGGGTTAAAATGGGAAACTACCAAAGAGGTTAATGTAGGTTTAGATTTTGGTTTTTTCGAAAATAAATTATCAGGTTCCTTTGATTATTTCTCAAGAAAGACAGAAGGAATTTTGATTAGACCACCAGTTGCATCTGCTGTTGGAGAAGGTCAGCAACGTTTTGTAAATGGTGCTTCGACTGCCAATAAAGGTTGGGAACTTACAGTAGGATATGCAGATAAATTAGATAATGGATTGTCTTTTAATGTTACCACAAATTTTGGTGCGACTAAAAATAAGATTACAGATTTACCAGCTGAAGTTAGAGCAGCATATCCAGGAACTGCAGCTAATTCAATAATAGGGCATTCACAATTTGAAGTTTTTGGATTTAAAACAGACGGTTTGTTCCAAAATCAAATTGAAATTAATGAATCTCCAACTCAAGTAGGTTCTCGATTAGGAGGTATTAAGTTTGTTGATATCAACGGTGATGGTGTTATAAATTCAAATGATAGAACTTTTATTGGTACAACACTTCCAAAATTAGAATATGGTATTAATATTAGTTTAGCCTATAAAAACATTGATTTCTCCATTTTTGGTTCTGGTGTAGCTGGACGAGTTGGGGTTGATCCATATATCTATTGGAATAATTTTGTTCAAGGAAGAGATAATGCTGCCCCTGGAACATTGAATGCTTGGACACCAACAAATACAAATACGGACGTGCCATCACTTTCATTAGCACACAATGACACACAGATGTCAGATTATATCTTAAGAAATAATTCTTATTTCAAACTTAGAAACATTCAAATTGGCTATTCATTATCAGATGAGTTAGTTCAAAAGTCAGGATTTATTACCGGTTGTAGAATCTATGCTCAAGGAGAAAATTTATTCTGGTTTACTCCAAAAGGATATATTGGTTCCGATCCAGAACGAACAGATGTTAATAGAATACCAGTACCAACTACATTCTCATTAGGTGTAAACTTTAATTTTTAA
- a CDS encoding glycoside hydrolase family 32 protein has product MKTIIKKEFFRIMCFIIAAVALVGCKQSLFEEKKSYTESELYRPNFHFTPKKGWMNDPNGMFYYNGYYHLFYQYYPDSNVWGPMHWGHAISTDLITWVEKPIALYPDEKGYIFSGSAVVDVKNTSGFGSLKNPPMVAMFTYHDMKKEKAGETNFQSQGIAYSLNEGLTWTKYEANPIIKNPNIKDFRDPKMTWDAIHQQWIMVLAAGDKTMFYGSKNLKDWSLLSDFGKEAGVHGGVWECPDFFPMLVDGTDDYKWVMLSSINPGGPNGGSATQYFVGDFDGKKFTIDETFSKDIKQQKGLWIDYGRDNYAGVTWANISEVDGRKLFIGWMSNWDYAQKVPTETWRSSMTIPRELALVKDGGHYIISSKPVKELQNYIAKTIKKETLKIDKETVLVDKSVVDLSKLDIHFSLKNLKKDVYTFSLSNDAKNTIQFGINKKENYFFIDRSKSGKLAFSNLFAKNISKAPFKGDFDKMDVRIIVDKTSIEIFYNNGKTVMTEIFFPDKPMEYFSVSKANTEYTIENLIINQLNFN; this is encoded by the coding sequence ATGAAGACAATAATTAAAAAAGAATTTTTCAGGATTATGTGTTTCATTATAGCTGCAGTAGCTTTAGTTGGATGTAAGCAATCTTTATTTGAAGAAAAGAAGAGTTATACAGAATCAGAGTTATATAGACCAAATTTTCATTTTACTCCTAAAAAAGGCTGGATGAATGATCCCAATGGGATGTTTTATTACAATGGATATTACCATCTTTTTTATCAATATTATCCTGATTCAAATGTATGGGGACCTATGCATTGGGGACACGCTATCAGTACTGATCTTATAACATGGGTTGAGAAACCCATCGCACTTTATCCAGATGAAAAAGGATATATTTTTTCAGGAAGTGCAGTTGTTGATGTAAAAAATACTTCAGGATTTGGGAGCTTAAAAAATCCTCCAATGGTTGCGATGTTTACGTATCATGATATGAAAAAAGAAAAAGCTGGTGAGACTAATTTTCAGTCACAAGGGATAGCTTATTCATTAAATGAAGGCTTGACCTGGACGAAATATGAAGCAAATCCAATTATTAAAAACCCAAATATTAAAGATTTTAGAGACCCAAAAATGACTTGGGATGCCATTCATCAACAGTGGATTATGGTATTGGCAGCAGGAGATAAAACGATGTTTTATGGTTCTAAAAATTTGAAGGACTGGTCACTGCTTTCAGATTTTGGGAAAGAGGCAGGAGTTCATGGAGGTGTTTGGGAATGCCCGGATTTTTTCCCTATGCTAGTTGACGGAACTGATGATTATAAATGGGTAATGTTATCAAGCATTAATCCTGGAGGACCTAACGGAGGTTCAGCTACACAATATTTTGTAGGTGATTTTGACGGAAAAAAATTCACCATTGATGAAACTTTTTCAAAAGATATAAAACAACAAAAAGGGCTTTGGATTGACTATGGAAGAGATAATTATGCAGGTGTTACTTGGGCTAATATTTCTGAGGTTGATGGAAGAAAATTGTTTATAGGGTGGATGTCAAATTGGGATTATGCACAAAAAGTACCAACAGAAACATGGAGAAGCAGTATGACTATACCTAGAGAATTAGCACTTGTTAAAGATGGTGGTCACTATATTATTTCTTCTAAACCAGTAAAAGAATTGCAAAATTACATTGCTAAAACTATTAAAAAAGAAACGCTTAAAATAGATAAGGAAACCGTTTTGGTAGATAAGTCAGTAGTCGACTTATCAAAACTAGATATTCATTTTTCTCTAAAGAACCTTAAAAAGGATGTTTACACTTTTTCGTTATCAAATGATGCTAAGAATACAATTCAATTTGGAATCAATAAAAAGGAGAATTACTTTTTTATCGATAGATCAAAATCTGGAAAATTAGCTTTTTCTAATCTTTTTGCAAAAAATATTTCAAAGGCTCCTTTTAAGGGGGACTTTGATAAAATGGATGTAAGAATAATCGTTGATAAAACCTCAATTGAAATTTTTTATAACAATGGAAAAACTGTTATGACCGAAATATTTTTTCCTGATAAACCAATGGAATATTTTTCAGTTTCTAAAGCTAATACGGAGTATACCATTGAAAACTTAATTATTAATCAACTAAATTTTAACTAA
- a CDS encoding DUF4960 domain-containing protein: MIKIIKRISVFLVFGCLLALTSSCEDLDWGGITPTIAQKVSGLSVTLNGDNAVLTWTNPSNVSGIVVIHTDGVANIESAATTFSYGIIDVNKDYTFTVKTKDANGNLSLGETVSLRREGPEAVRNFKVEQDGRNLILTWDPIDTGLQSLRLQINDQVVNLPVTDTSYTISDVAEGNYIFKINTFNAANVISPSRIIEKLVKFDIRKIAFLGAAAENTAAAWNACNGGDFTVDDDETAAAWFPNIAGPLTEVTYHSFTDVANGEVDLSTYDAIWIQFDGGWWGDRVAQFPKNGANCIIGEGPADGPACPDLADNLIKKVKAYYQAGGNILVSNFAVFILDDIGVVDGNGVPNQAWGGIGYEDWATGGSWGGSWTADISSPYFAGVSSSTGGCIGTNFETLAAGTYKKNRVAQYNMDFGPWKAATLTETRSNFETAVGGKILWGNCGGNEVWGVEWPSKGTTGTVVCAIGGTWDWEVGGASNGNNMKIITKNILNHLADLGLSN; the protein is encoded by the coding sequence ATGATTAAAATTATTAAAAGAATATCGGTGTTTTTAGTGTTCGGCTGCTTATTAGCACTAACTTCATCCTGTGAAGATTTAGATTGGGGTGGAATAACGCCTACTATTGCTCAAAAGGTAAGCGGATTAAGTGTTACTTTAAATGGTGATAATGCTGTTTTAACTTGGACGAATCCGTCAAATGTAAGTGGCATAGTTGTAATTCATACCGATGGTGTTGCAAACATTGAAAGTGCGGCAACAACATTTAGCTATGGTATTATTGATGTAAATAAGGATTATACATTTACCGTAAAAACTAAAGATGCTAATGGTAATCTTTCTTTAGGTGAAACTGTTAGTTTACGTAGAGAAGGCCCAGAAGCTGTTCGCAACTTTAAGGTTGAACAAGATGGTAGGAACCTTATTCTTACATGGGATCCGATAGATACTGGTTTACAAAGTTTAAGGCTGCAAATTAATGATCAGGTGGTAAATTTACCTGTAACTGACACATCTTATACTATTAGTGATGTCGCTGAAGGAAATTATATTTTTAAGATTAACACTTTTAATGCTGCTAATGTCATTTCACCTTCTAGAATTATTGAAAAACTTGTGAAATTTGATATTAGAAAAATCGCATTTTTAGGTGCTGCTGCAGAAAACACTGCTGCCGCATGGAATGCTTGTAATGGAGGAGATTTTACAGTAGATGACGATGAAACGGCTGCTGCATGGTTTCCAAATATTGCTGGACCATTAACAGAAGTTACATATCATTCATTTACTGATGTAGCAAATGGTGAAGTAGATTTAAGTACTTATGATGCCATTTGGATTCAGTTCGATGGAGGCTGGTGGGGAGACAGAGTAGCCCAATTCCCTAAAAATGGTGCAAACTGTATAATTGGCGAGGGACCTGCAGATGGACCTGCGTGTCCGGATTTAGCCGATAATTTAATTAAAAAAGTTAAAGCCTATTATCAAGCAGGTGGAAATATACTTGTAAGTAATTTCGCTGTATTTATTTTAGATGATATTGGTGTAGTGGATGGCAATGGAGTTCCTAATCAAGCTTGGGGAGGTATAGGATATGAAGATTGGGCAACAGGTGGCTCTTGGGGTGGTAGTTGGACAGCAGATATTTCTAGTCCTTACTTTGCTGGAGTATCTTCAAGTACAGGTGGTTGTATTGGTACAAATTTTGAGACTTTAGCCGCTGGTACTTATAAAAAGAATAGAGTTGCTCAATATAATATGGATTTTGGTCCATGGAAAGCCGCGACATTGACTGAAACGAGGTCAAATTTTGAAACTGCTGTAGGTGGTAAAATCCTTTGGGGTAACTGTGGTGGTAACGAAGTTTGGGGTGTAGAATGGCCATCAAAAGGAACAACTGGTACTGTAGTTTGCGCTATAGGCGGTACTTGGGACTGGGAAGTTGGAGGTGCGTCTAATGGTAATAACATGAAGATAATTACTAAAAATATTTTAAACCATTTAGCAGATTTAGGTCTTTCAAACTAA